From the genome of Onthophagus taurus isolate NC chromosome 5, IU_Otau_3.0, whole genome shotgun sequence, one region includes:
- the LOC111417838 gene encoding uncharacterized protein PFD1115c codes for MFPIIDQNRHDNQTVHVHMHQVCSCMYPFYTTFRPPILTPFHLQPLPRPYNMHHYQFTQFNMSPMNVPFSNNSTMQNGGIPVAISPNLTGTGQNQQPGFDFGPPPRDRRSFDGSENPNMPQNGGGIRTNSDEIKESDSGLVEEYFLGPDQSVVHVVGGGALFSNENFTKFLEQGCVMAEKIAIRNQHRPCFKNIQNLCNRTRSEILKPSNTVSNIHSQGIPWATKDFIYAYVRLINCWHMLKGYLETKDGTLGNIDRELTSDFKNCYLVWEKNTKLLAGHMIRIFTNLDNNVSNPNLVQINKKEKNCREKITEAIGNTPNQAINIQTQPMMTQNTPQINTIKLEDFQQKNVINSNKNSISDLIENILLSESTNSPQDDDSENESRVYMKPGSYNVPKKGLKKANLNLNENVINDNLAENKINIKNNVDSSNSSPSIEFFETAQNVSAHYKKMGNKKKCQTNDKMWRDAQSAVPFLLDKINKPKEFEASLNLKLQEARNQKIDQNQIENNNEDASLKYFIDLNTLEHHSANIQEWLDNNNFFFDDDDNVEKDEENNSSINVNKFEFPHQVKVLQRKTGGGLLKKNVEISERKKHLDEDMRMILEDVARNLEKEGLNKLIGFFGSNENKDLPMENNEEENSGLPISWVSIKRRLSSDKYGSVFEFVRDFKNLLGCAQLYYEAHPDVLRQLGYFQERLEVLINQEFTIYERKRIKSDEIN; via the exons ATGTTTCCGATAATTGATCAAAACCGACACGACAATCAAACCGTCCACGTTCATATGCACCAA GTTTGTAGCTGTATGTACCCTTTTTACACCACCTTTCGCCCTCCGATTCTGACCCCGTTTCATCTTCAACCATTACCCCGGCCTTACAATATGCATCATTACCAATTTACCCAATTTAACATGAGCCCAATGAACGTTCCCTTCTCTAACAACAGTACCATGCAAAATGGGGGCATCCCCGTGGCAATTTCGCCGAATTTAACCGGAACCGGTCAAAACCAACAACCCGGTTTCGATTTTGGTCCTCCGCCGAGAGATCGAAGAAGTTTCGATGGCTCAGAAAACCCAAATATGCCTCAAAACGGCGGTGGAATTCGAACGAATTCcgatgaaattaaagaaagcGATAGTGGGTTGGTTGAAGAATACTTTTTGGGGCCAGATCAAAGCGTTGTTCATGTCGTTGGTGGTGGGGCGTTGTTTTCAAACGAGAATTTTACGAAGTTTTTGGAACAAGGTTGCGTTATGGCAGAAAAAATTGCGATTAGAAATCAACATAGACCGTGCTTTAAAAACATCCAGAATTTGTGCAATCGGACGAGGAGCGAAATTTTAAAACCGAGCAATACGGTTTCTAACATTCATTCGCAAGGAATCCCTTGGGCCACGAAAGATTTTATTTACGCCTACGTCCGGTTAATTAATTGTTGGCACATGTTAAAGGGTTATTTAGAGACGAAAGATGGCACTTTGGGCAACATCGACCGCGAATTAACATCAGATTTTAAGAATTGCTATTTAGTTTGGGAGAAAAACACCAAACTTTTAGCCGGGCACATGATCCGCATCTTTACAAACCTCGATAACAACGTTAGCAACCCAAATTTAgtccaaattaataaaaaagaaaaaaattgcagAGAAAAAATAACCGAAGCAATCGGAAACACTCCAAATCAAGCGATTAACATTCAAACTCAACCCATGATGACTCAAAACACCCCACAAATTAACACGATTAAATTAGAAGATttccaacaaaaaaatgttattaattcgaataaaaattcaatttctgATTTAATCGAGAACATTTTGTTATCCGAAAGCACGAATTCGCCTCAAGACGATGACTCGGAGAATGAAAGTCGGGTTTATATGAAACCCGGGAGTTATAACGTTccaaaaaaaggtttaaaaaaggcgaatttaaatttgaacgaAAACGTAATAAACGATAATTTAGCAGAAAATAagataaacattaaaaacaaCGTTGATTCTTCGAATTCGAGTCCTTCGATTGAATTTTTCGAGACGGCCCAAAACGTTTCGGCGCATTACAAAAAGATGgggaataaaaagaaatgtcaAACGAACGATAAAATGTGGAGAGATGCTCAAAGCGCCGTCCCATTCTTAttggataaaattaataaaccgAAAGAGTTTGAAGcgagtttaaatttaaaattgcaagaGGCTcggaatcaaaaaattgatcaaaatcaaattgaaaataacaaTGAAGATGCCTCGTTGAAGTACTTTATTGATTTAAACACTTTGGAACATCACTCGGCGAATATTCAAGAATGGttggataataataattttttttttgatgatgatgataatgTTGAAAAGGATGAAGAAAATAACTCGTcgattaatgttaataaatttgaatttcctCATCAG gTAAAAGTGTTACAAAGAAAAACCGGGGGTggtttgttgaaaaaaaatgtggaaatctCGGAAAGAAAGAAACATCTAGATGAAGATATGCGAATGATTTTGGAGGATGTGGCGAGAAACTTGGAAAAGGAAGGTTTGAATAAACTGATTGGATTTTTCGGAAGCAATGAGAATAAAGATTTACCGATGGAGAATAACGAGGAGGAAAATTCGGGTCTTCCGATATCGTGGGTTTCGATAAAGAGGCGATTAAGCTCGGATAAGTATGGAAGCGTTTTCGAGTTTGTCAGGgattttaagaatttgttgGGATGCGCTCAACTTTATTATGAG GCTCATCCTGATGTTTTACGACAATTGGGTTATTTTCAAGAACGATTGGAAGTGTTAATTAATCAAGAATTTACGATTTATGAACGAAAAAGAATCAAATCGgacgaaattaattaa